One genomic window of Halobellus limi includes the following:
- a CDS encoding fla cluster protein FlaF yields MGFGVSGSTAVIFLGVLIASGTLYTAAAGSAEQLSEARDENSEDLLDRRNTDVQIDRVRYHNDSDTVEINVTNAGTTTLAVNGTSVLVDNEYEPSASTAVEGDTETDVWGGGRTLVINVSDVTAEPDRVKVVAENGVADSNSTVEVI; encoded by the coding sequence GTGGGATTCGGCGTTAGCGGGTCGACGGCGGTCATCTTCCTCGGGGTCCTGATCGCGTCGGGGACGCTGTACACGGCGGCGGCCGGCAGCGCAGAACAGCTCTCGGAGGCCCGCGACGAGAACAGCGAGGACCTCCTCGACCGTCGGAACACGGACGTGCAGATCGACCGGGTCCGCTATCACAACGACAGCGACACCGTCGAAATCAACGTCACGAACGCGGGGACGACGACGCTCGCGGTGAACGGAACGAGCGTTCTGGTCGACAACGAATACGAACCGTCGGCGTCGACGGCGGTCGAGGGGGATACAGAGACCGACGTCTGGGGTGGCGGCCGAACGCTCGTCATCAACGTCAGCGACGTCACCGCCGAACCCGACCGCGTGAAGGTGGTCGCCGAGAACGGCGTCGCAGACAGCAACTCGACGGTCGAGGTGATCTGA
- a CDS encoding CARDB domain-containing protein, which yields MADVSVPSLILFIASIVIAAGVAGVLIDTVTGISGALDDRGADVAENIRTDVEIISSAESSVYNETEGTVTLYVKNTGRRTLPATGETFDVIVDAQYRTNVSVSIADGSDEWTPHGVVEVQIGDLSLNDGDHRVTLTVDGDEEIFRFNV from the coding sequence GTGGCCGACGTCTCCGTGCCGAGTCTGATCCTGTTCATCGCGAGCATCGTCATCGCCGCCGGCGTCGCGGGCGTCCTCATCGACACCGTGACCGGAATCAGCGGCGCGCTCGACGACCGCGGCGCGGACGTCGCAGAGAACATCCGAACCGACGTGGAGATCATAAGCAGCGCCGAGAGTAGCGTGTACAACGAGACGGAGGGAACGGTCACCCTCTATGTGAAGAACACCGGGCGTCGGACGTTGCCGGCGACCGGCGAGACCTTCGACGTCATCGTCGACGCCCAGTACCGGACGAACGTCTCCGTCTCGATCGCAGACGGCAGCGACGAGTGGACGCCTCACGGCGTCGTCGAGGTTCAGATCGGCGACCTGTCTCTCAACGACGGCGACCACCGTGTCACGCTGACCGTCGACGGCGACGAGGAGATATTCAGGTTCAACGTATGA
- a CDS encoding ATPase domain-containing protein has product MSTNHYPIGLKEHDRLQKELGGGIPKGSIVLIEGDYGAGKSVLSQRFTYGFTQENVVTTLVSTELGVRGFLDQMHSLTYDVVKPLLDEEILFIPAEIDASGTLTGSGEDDERKDLLRRMMEAETMWDADAIIIDTFDAILRNDPKFEALVRQNEERQAALEIISFFRDLTTKGKTIVLTVDPSTVDDEAIGPFRSIADVYLQLEMVEVGNDVRRNIFVKRFAGMGEQVGDRVGFSVRSGIGIVIESRSVA; this is encoded by the coding sequence ATGAGCACGAACCACTACCCGATCGGGCTGAAAGAACACGACCGCCTCCAGAAGGAACTCGGCGGGGGCATCCCGAAGGGATCGATCGTCCTCATCGAGGGCGACTACGGGGCCGGAAAGAGCGTGCTCTCCCAGCGGTTCACCTACGGCTTCACGCAGGAGAACGTCGTCACGACGCTCGTCTCGACGGAGCTGGGCGTCCGCGGGTTCCTCGATCAGATGCACTCGCTCACGTACGACGTCGTGAAGCCGTTGCTCGACGAGGAGATCCTCTTCATCCCCGCCGAGATCGACGCCTCCGGCACGCTGACCGGGAGCGGCGAGGACGACGAGCGGAAGGACCTCCTCCGGCGGATGATGGAGGCCGAGACGATGTGGGACGCCGACGCGATCATCATCGACACCTTCGATGCGATCCTCCGCAACGACCCCAAGTTCGAGGCGCTGGTTCGCCAGAACGAGGAGCGGCAGGCCGCCCTGGAGATCATCTCCTTCTTCAGGGATCTGACCACGAAGGGAAAGACCATCGTGCTGACCGTCGACCCCTCGACCGTCGACGACGAGGCGATCGGTCCCTTCCGTTCGATCGCCGACGTCTATCTCCAACTGGAGATGGTGGAGGTCGGCAACGACGTCCGGCGGAACATCTTCGTCAAACGGTTCGCCGGGATGGGCGAACAGGTCGGTGACCGCGTGGGGTTCTCGGTCCGCTCGGGGATCGGGATCGTCATCGAGTCCAGGAGCGTGGCGTAA
- a CDS encoding type II/IV secretion system ATPase subunit, which yields MATEHGSAKIGNDLKQHAGRWRHLREHLKRFRQITGEFPMYVDDPDGYESRRPNILYHLGGPVYCQVYGNFGETTKYYTIEPELDGPERDIFGQVKDKLLERSVTKPAPAEENEYEDRIRELLEEIVVLENERNGRLAELVQRLELGPLEVSEQTYEKVQYRLVRDIVGLGPLEPIMRDPANEDIHVIGPNQVDVDHGEFGLLETTVEFDSEEQYDNWLRNMGERIGDPVSDAHPIVDSTLPDGSRINIIYSDDVSLKGSSLTIRQGDDVPLSIFQIAKWGTLSPELCAYLWIALENERTIFVVGETASGKTTTLNAITSFIPRDSKIYTAEDTAEVLPPHNTWQQLLTREGRGADSEVDMFDLVAAALRSRPDYIIVGEVRGEEGRMAFQAAQTGHPVMLTFHASDIVSMIQRFTGDPINVPETFMSNADIALFQNRVKRGNETLRRVTSVQEIEGYSKEMGGVVTREAFYWDPVEDEIVFQGRNNSYIMEEKIATLLGYDDTRKIYEDIKFRTEIIERAIQENIVGYHEVNEFIEDFQRDGTEGIPFDITRVD from the coding sequence ATGGCGACCGAACACGGCTCCGCGAAGATCGGCAACGATCTGAAGCAGCACGCGGGTCGGTGGCGACACCTCCGCGAGCACCTCAAGCGCTTCCGGCAGATCACCGGCGAGTTCCCGATGTACGTCGACGACCCCGACGGCTACGAGTCGCGCCGGCCGAACATCCTCTATCACCTCGGCGGACCGGTCTACTGTCAGGTGTACGGGAACTTCGGGGAGACGACGAAGTACTACACCATCGAGCCGGAACTGGACGGCCCCGAGCGCGACATCTTCGGGCAGGTGAAGGACAAACTCCTGGAACGGTCCGTCACAAAGCCCGCGCCGGCCGAGGAGAACGAGTACGAGGATCGGATCAGGGAGCTGCTCGAGGAGATCGTCGTCCTCGAAAACGAGCGTAACGGCCGGCTGGCCGAACTCGTCCAGCGACTGGAACTCGGGCCGCTCGAAGTGAGCGAGCAGACCTACGAGAAGGTCCAGTATCGACTCGTCCGCGACATCGTCGGGCTGGGCCCCCTCGAACCGATTATGCGCGACCCCGCGAACGAGGACATCCACGTCATCGGGCCGAACCAGGTCGACGTCGACCACGGCGAGTTCGGACTGCTCGAAACCACCGTCGAGTTCGACTCCGAGGAGCAGTACGACAACTGGCTCCGAAACATGGGCGAACGGATCGGCGATCCGGTCTCCGACGCGCACCCGATCGTGGACTCGACGCTCCCCGACGGGTCGCGTATCAACATCATCTACTCCGACGACGTCTCGCTGAAGGGCTCTTCGCTCACGATCCGCCAGGGCGACGACGTGCCGCTGTCGATCTTCCAGATCGCGAAGTGGGGGACGCTCTCGCCGGAGCTGTGTGCGTACCTCTGGATCGCCTTGGAGAACGAGCGGACGATCTTCGTCGTCGGGGAGACGGCCTCGGGGAAGACGACGACGCTCAACGCGATCACGTCGTTCATCCCCCGCGACTCGAAGATATACACGGCCGAAGACACCGCCGAGGTGCTGCCGCCGCACAACACCTGGCAGCAGCTCCTGACGCGGGAGGGCCGCGGTGCGGACTCGGAGGTCGACATGTTCGACCTCGTCGCGGCCGCGCTCCGGTCTCGACCGGACTACATCATCGTGGGGGAGGTCCGCGGCGAGGAGGGGCGGATGGCGTTCCAGGCCGCCCAGACCGGCCACCCGGTGATGCTGACGTTCCACGCCTCCGACATCGTCTCGATGATCCAGCGGTTCACCGGGGACCCGATCAACGTCCCCGAGACGTTCATGTCGAACGCCGACATCGCGCTGTTCCAGAACCGCGTCAAGCGCGGGAACGAGACCCTGCGTCGGGTCACCTCGGTGCAGGAGATCGAGGGATACTCGAAGGAGATGGGCGGGGTCGTCACCCGCGAGGCGTTCTACTGGGACCCCGTGGAGGACGAGATCGTCTTCCAGGGACGGAACAACTCCTACATCATGGAGGAGAAGATCGCGACGCTGCTCGGCTACGACGACACGCGGAAGATCTACGAGGACATCAAGTTCCGCACGGAGATCATCGAACGGGCGATCCAGGAGAACATCGTGGGTTACCACGAGGTCAACGAGTTCATCGAGGACTTCCAGCGCGACGGGACGGAGGGAATCCCGTTCGACATCACGAGGGTCGACTGA
- the flaJ gene encoding archaellar assembly protein FlaJ: MSETNVDAGLKAQKQQFREFVSSVLDAYEQMPMENRKYALTVLAPSVLLFVLGVVGAIALPLPVLVRIPIFLLGLLLLVGGVLYPRLLVEEQRRGLENQLHLVITHLTVLSTTNIDRVAVFRQLGREEEYGELAVEMRRITELVDTWNQSLDDALQRRARAVPSRELGDFLDRLAYSLNAGQHLDDFLLGEQRTIIEKYVTVYEGALGNLEVMKDLYLSMILSMTFAIINAIVLPILTGTDATMTIAAVIVLFVFVQLGFYYVIKTMSPYDPLWYQQDDYRTKIDRQIDIALYGSVGLSVVFVGVLGLGVAGWTAIGQTVQRVMLDAPVPLLIATPLTPLAIPGLVARHHENHVKERDEEYPGFIRALGASESAKQSTTRAVLQTLREKDFGVLSREIDRLYVRLNMRVGPDRSWFFFTAETSSYLIQKFSEMYLVGRQMGGEPKQLGELISDNMNEVLKLRRQRQQATVTLIGVLYGITASASFAFFIGLEVVEILATFSSSMNLAQFEFGQLIYAGVYDIPIIEYLLSLIILFNALLSALMIRMVDGGHKVNAYLHFVVLVWIGCGSAVLTSSLAGGLISV, from the coding sequence ATGAGCGAGACCAACGTCGACGCGGGACTGAAGGCACAAAAGCAGCAGTTCCGAGAGTTCGTCTCGTCCGTGCTGGACGCCTACGAGCAGATGCCGATGGAGAATCGGAAGTACGCCCTCACGGTCCTCGCGCCGAGCGTCCTCCTGTTCGTCCTCGGCGTCGTCGGCGCGATCGCGCTCCCGCTCCCGGTGCTGGTTCGGATCCCGATCTTCCTCCTGGGGCTTTTGTTGTTGGTCGGCGGGGTGCTCTACCCGCGACTGCTCGTCGAGGAGCAGCGCCGGGGGCTGGAGAACCAACTCCACCTCGTCATCACCCACCTGACGGTGTTGTCGACAACGAACATCGACCGCGTCGCGGTGTTCAGACAGCTCGGTCGTGAGGAGGAGTACGGCGAACTCGCCGTCGAGATGCGCCGCATCACCGAACTGGTCGACACGTGGAACCAGTCGCTCGACGACGCCCTCCAGCGGCGGGCGCGGGCGGTTCCCTCCCGCGAACTCGGCGACTTCCTCGACCGGCTGGCGTACTCGCTGAACGCCGGCCAGCACCTCGACGACTTCCTGCTCGGCGAACAGCGGACCATCATCGAAAAGTACGTCACCGTCTACGAGGGCGCGCTCGGAAACCTGGAGGTGATGAAGGACCTCTATCTCTCGATGATCCTCTCGATGACGTTCGCGATCATCAACGCGATCGTGCTCCCGATCCTCACGGGGACCGATGCGACGATGACCATCGCGGCCGTCATCGTGCTCTTCGTCTTCGTCCAGTTGGGGTTCTACTACGTCATCAAGACGATGTCGCCGTACGACCCGCTGTGGTACCAGCAGGACGACTACCGGACGAAGATCGACCGGCAGATCGACATCGCGCTCTACGGGTCGGTCGGGTTGAGCGTCGTGTTCGTCGGCGTGCTCGGGCTCGGTGTCGCGGGGTGGACCGCGATCGGGCAGACGGTCCAGCGCGTGATGCTCGATGCGCCGGTCCCGCTCCTGATCGCGACGCCGCTCACGCCGCTTGCGATCCCCGGGCTCGTGGCCCGACACCACGAGAACCACGTCAAGGAACGCGACGAGGAGTATCCGGGCTTCATCCGCGCGCTCGGCGCCTCCGAGAGCGCGAAGCAGTCGACCACGCGCGCCGTGTTGCAGACGCTCCGCGAGAAGGACTTCGGCGTGCTCTCCCGGGAGATCGACCGCCTCTACGTCCGGCTGAACATGCGGGTCGGGCCGGACCGGTCGTGGTTCTTCTTCACCGCCGAGACGAGTTCGTATCTCATCCAGAAGTTCTCCGAGATGTATCTGGTCGGCCGGCAGATGGGCGGCGAGCCGAAACAGCTCGGCGAACTCATTTCGGACAATATGAACGAAGTACTCAAGCTCCGCCGACAGCGCCAGCAGGCGACGGTGACGCTCATCGGCGTGCTCTACGGCATCACCGCGTCGGCCTCGTTCGCGTTCTTCATCGGCCTGGAGGTCGTCGAGATCCTCGCGACGTTCTCTTCGAGTATGAACCTCGCGCAGTTCGAGTTCGGACAGCTCATCTACGCCGGCGTCTACGACATCCCGATCATCGAGTACCTGCTCTCGCTCATCATCCTGTTCAACGCCCTGCTGTCGGCGCTGATGATCCGGATGGTCGACGGCGGGCACAAGGTGAACGCCTACCTGCACTTCGTGGTCCTCGTGTGGATCGGGTGTGGGAGCGCCGTGCTGACGTCGTCGCTGGCAGGAGGGTTGATCAGCGTATGA
- a CDS encoding CheF family chemotaxis protein, protein MTRGGSDNRERDRGSDRRSDGSEHGDVAEQRSELLEAYRERSGAEGDSASGSKAHSNGTSETSREAGNGESIVVDFVANFVAGGDAAFDPVKGRVLMSERRLVLATSKTKTTIPIPSIYDIAVGQVPPEVEEFFDYTVMVGYVDGDYRRSTVIGGGRETIEKFSLLLFRATLNGSTALVTHPAKVGGRVMDSPKQKTGLHLDYESVTFPGSDVSTAEDGPFSIDLASVIFFEVMERSTDDGETRLVLSVQHVENGQTVTSEISMTSRRKMNILGRYLRLIYHWIKSDVRDVEVDESELEVLVGLYSTAEEIDLASLLDIGEAELDARLESLHEDDLITDENPPVDLTPQGRFIVNEEFEDINV, encoded by the coding sequence ATGACGAGAGGGGGCTCAGACAACCGTGAGAGAGACCGGGGTAGCGACCGGCGGTCCGACGGCTCCGAGCACGGCGACGTGGCCGAACAGCGCTCGGAACTGCTCGAAGCGTACCGGGAACGGTCGGGCGCCGAGGGCGACTCGGCGTCGGGATCGAAGGCGCACTCGAACGGGACGTCGGAGACGTCGCGGGAGGCCGGCAACGGCGAGTCGATCGTCGTCGACTTCGTCGCGAACTTCGTCGCCGGCGGCGACGCCGCGTTCGATCCGGTGAAGGGGCGGGTCCTGATGAGCGAACGTCGCCTCGTGCTCGCGACGTCGAAGACGAAGACGACGATCCCGATCCCGTCGATCTACGACATCGCCGTCGGGCAGGTGCCCCCCGAGGTCGAGGAGTTCTTCGACTACACCGTGATGGTCGGCTACGTCGACGGCGACTACCGCCGGTCGACCGTCATCGGCGGGGGCAGAGAGACGATCGAGAAGTTCTCGCTGCTTCTCTTCCGGGCGACGCTCAACGGCTCGACCGCGCTCGTCACCCACCCCGCGAAGGTCGGAGGCCGCGTGATGGACTCGCCGAAGCAGAAGACGGGGCTCCACCTCGACTACGAGTCGGTGACGTTCCCCGGGAGCGACGTGTCCACGGCCGAGGACGGCCCGTTCTCGATCGACCTCGCGTCGGTCATCTTCTTCGAGGTGATGGAGCGATCGACCGACGACGGGGAGACGCGGCTTGTCCTCTCGGTCCAGCACGTCGAGAACGGCCAGACGGTCACCTCCGAGATCTCGATGACGTCGCGGCGGAAGATGAACATCCTCGGGCGGTATCTCAGACTGATCTACCACTGGATCAAGAGCGACGTCCGCGACGTCGAAGTCGACGAGTCCGAACTGGAGGTGCTCGTCGGCCTGTACTCGACGGCCGAGGAGATCGATCTGGCGTCGCTGCTCGACATCGGCGAGGCCGAACTGGACGCGCGGCTGGAGTCGCTCCACGAGGACGACCTCATCACCGACGAGAATCCGCCGGTGGATCTGACTCCCCAGGGCCGGTTCATCGTCAACGAGGAGTTCGAGGACATCAACGTCTGA
- a CDS encoding DUF7511 domain-containing protein → MSDSPRDPENRVPAASVEDSGATRRSRRFELRSVVVRYEERPDRCTIYPRRESCCERIEAWLSADADAFVALDDMR, encoded by the coding sequence ATGTCCGATTCGCCCCGCGATCCCGAGAACCGCGTTCCGGCAGCCAGTGTCGAAGACAGCGGCGCGACCCGGCGTTCACGACGCTTCGAGCTTCGGAGCGTCGTCGTTCGCTACGAGGAACGACCGGACCGGTGCACGATCTATCCCCGGCGCGAGAGCTGCTGTGAACGGATCGAGGCCTGGCTCTCGGCCGACGCCGACGCGTTCGTGGCGCTCGACGACATGCGCTGA
- a CDS encoding DUF7576 family protein gives MVDPTSDLGEDVDEADAPSCASCGSKIVQSPTHRVVTWIEDGSVQTRHFCSEECKAEADDAW, from the coding sequence ATGGTAGATCCGACCTCCGACCTCGGAGAGGACGTTGACGAAGCCGACGCGCCGTCGTGTGCGAGCTGCGGATCGAAGATCGTGCAATCGCCGACCCACCGCGTCGTCACCTGGATCGAGGACGGAAGCGTGCAGACACGACATTTCTGTTCCGAGGAGTGTAAAGCCGAAGCGGACGACGCGTGGTAG